Proteins encoded within one genomic window of Gemmatimonadaceae bacterium:
- a CDS encoding transposase: MTTPEVEIVIQRARELYPPAHPRIISDNGPPSVARDFKELIRTRSMTHVRTSPYYPQSNGRIERWRQTLRVTTIRPHRPPSVEAARVLVAAFVTYYNHQRLHSASGFVTPADALGGRRTPSTASNASTISRGGIPHSATQSHRLRTAAVNSLTLRPRVPVRLMLSTRRAGERIVEGRGQTERRVSRPAHRHRRSSWVEAVRQRDAEGAHDRDIRGRAEARRSRRHQPS; encoded by the coding sequence ATGACGACGCCAGAGGTCGAGATCGTGATTCAGCGCGCCCGCGAGCTGTACCCCCCGGCGCATCCCCGCATCATCTCCGACAACGGTCCCCCCTCCGTCGCTCGCGACTTCAAAGAGCTGATTCGCACCCGCAGCATGACGCACGTACGGACGTCGCCGTACTACCCGCAGTCGAATGGGAGGATCGAGCGTTGGCGCCAGACGCTCAGGGTCACCACGATTCGGCCGCATCGCCCGCCATCGGTGGAGGCGGCAAGGGTCCTCGTGGCGGCGTTCGTGACGTATTACAATCACCAGCGACTGCACAGCGCGAGCGGCTTTGTCACGCCAGCCGACGCGTTAGGCGGTCGCCGGACACCTTCGACTGCATCGAACGCTTCTACAATCTCACGCGGAGGCATTCCTCACTCAGCAACACAGTCTCATCGACTTCGAACGGCTGCCGTCAATAGCTTAACTCTCCGCCCACGAGTCCCGGTACGGCTCATGCTGTCTACGCGTCGCGCGGGCGAACGCATCGTCGAGGGAAGGGGACAAACCGAGCGACGCGTGTCTCGTCCTGCGCACCGCCACAGGCGCAGCTCATGGGTTGAAGCCGTACGACAGCGCGACGCTGAGGGCGCGCATGATCGGGACATCCGCGGCCGGGCCGAAGCGCGCCGAAGTCGCCGTCACCAACCGTCGTGA
- a CDS encoding phosphodiester glycosidase family protein has translation MIGSAVLALAVPGLLWQPVRPGVWEREMPMAPRGPLAEVRVVALRFDPAQVRFSLQDVTRDYGLRGAWNVDSMPGSATAAFNAGQFIGGSPWGWLVRDGVEAQAPGTGSLGMAFVVDAAGRSALVMPGELAGVRPRAHVAFQSYPALLVDGKLPWELRAAGRGVNLTHRDSRLAIGIMADGSVIVALTRFDGLGKAAETLPWGPTATEMAAFMKSLGCVRAMLLDGGISSQMAVRRADGTLGRWSNWRNVPLALIVSPRDTHASR, from the coding sequence GTGATCGGGAGCGCCGTCCTCGCACTGGCGGTGCCCGGGCTGCTGTGGCAACCCGTGCGCCCCGGCGTGTGGGAGCGCGAGATGCCGATGGCGCCTCGTGGTCCGCTGGCCGAGGTGCGGGTGGTTGCCCTCCGCTTCGACCCGGCGCAGGTGCGCTTCTCCCTGCAGGACGTCACGCGGGACTACGGCCTTCGCGGGGCGTGGAACGTGGACAGCATGCCCGGTTCGGCGACCGCCGCGTTCAACGCGGGCCAGTTCATCGGGGGATCCCCCTGGGGCTGGCTGGTGCGCGACGGTGTCGAAGCGCAGGCGCCCGGGACGGGTTCCCTCGGCATGGCGTTCGTCGTGGACGCGGCGGGCAGGTCCGCCCTCGTGATGCCCGGCGAGCTGGCCGGCGTACGCCCGCGGGCGCACGTGGCCTTCCAGTCCTACCCCGCCCTGCTGGTGGACGGCAAGCTGCCGTGGGAACTGCGGGCTGCGGGGCGCGGCGTGAACCTCACGCACCGCGACTCCCGGCTCGCGATCGGCATCATGGCCGACGGGTCGGTAATCGTGGCCCTCACGCGCTTTGACGGCCTGGGCAAGGCGGCGGAGACGCTGCCCTGGGGCCCGACGGCCACCGAGATGGCAGCGTTCATGAAGTCGTTAGGCTGTGTGCGTGCCATGCTCCTCGACGGCGGCATCTCCAGCCAGATGGCCGTGCGACGCGCCGACGGCACGCTCGGGCGCTGGAGCAACTGGCGCAACGTGCCGCTGGCGCTCATCGTCTCGCCGCGTGACACCCACGCGAGCCGATAA
- a CDS encoding CBS domain-containing protein, which translates to MLRVKEIMTPNVVTLAPNQTLRQAVDTLVTCRIQGAPVVDAGRVVGVLSAPDLLEFESVVGDETREDEADPVEEWSEGDEWSSRYFTDLWTGREDVVERVAAEGRAMGFLDSHTVGEAMSKTVCTLPADTEVSYAAQRLLEAGVQRAIVTDASGFVGILSATDILRAVAERRLTVRQMVFVK; encoded by the coding sequence ATGCTGCGAGTCAAGGAGATCATGACGCCCAATGTGGTGACCCTTGCGCCAAACCAGACGCTCCGTCAGGCGGTCGATACCCTCGTCACGTGTCGGATCCAGGGAGCGCCAGTCGTGGACGCGGGTCGCGTTGTCGGTGTTCTCTCGGCACCCGACCTCCTGGAGTTCGAGTCCGTGGTTGGCGATGAAACCCGGGAGGACGAAGCGGATCCGGTGGAAGAGTGGAGTGAGGGCGACGAGTGGTCTTCGAGGTACTTCACTGACCTGTGGACCGGGCGCGAGGATGTGGTTGAGCGCGTCGCCGCCGAAGGCCGCGCGATGGGATTCCTCGACAGCCACACCGTCGGCGAAGCCATGTCGAAAACCGTCTGCACCCTTCCTGCCGACACCGAAGTGTCGTACGCGGCGCAACGTTTGCTGGAGGCCGGAGTGCAGCGCGCGATCGTTACGGACGCGAGCGGGTTCGTCGGAATCCTCTCCGCCACCGACATCCTCCGTGCCGTGGCGGAGCGCCGTCTGACCGTCAGGCAGATGGTGTTCGTCAAGTAG